One window of the Hippoglossus hippoglossus isolate fHipHip1 chromosome 9, fHipHip1.pri, whole genome shotgun sequence genome contains the following:
- the znf367 gene encoding zinc finger protein 367: MAENKHPHVVFCNDSPKRVLVSVIKTTPIKPRKAEAMTPTSPGFSDFMVYPWKWGENAHNVTLSPGSVSGASSPTGTQTAGEGDTAPSPEQIKDGIRRGRPRADTVRELINEGETSSSRIRCNICNRVFPREKSLQAHKRTHTGERPYLCDYPNCGKAFVQSGQLKTHQRLHTGEKPFVCSEKGCANRFTHANRHCPKHPFSRLKREEPKEGQGKAQSVDNKAVAEWLAKYWRTREQRAPTTTKGKPQGKGMAEDQEQQDPMEFLQSDEENEEEEEAVEEEKKGSQGGAAKRRLQEQRERLHGALALIELANNLSP, translated from the exons ATGGCCGAAAACAAGCACCCGCACGTTGTTTTCTGCAACGACTCGCCCAAACGAGTGCTGGTGTCTGTCATCAAGACCACCCCGATCAAGCCCAGGAAAGCGGAGGCGATGACGCCCACCAGCCCCGGCTTCAGCGACTTCATGGTGTACCCGTGGAAGTGGGGGGAGAACGCCCACAATGTGACTCTGAGCCCGGGATCTGTGAGCGGCGCTTCGTCCCCCACCGGCACCCAGACAGCCGGAGAGGGGGACACAGCCCCGTCACCGGAGCAGATCAAG GATGGTATCCGCAGAGGTCGTCCACGGGCTGACACCGTCCGCGAGCTGATCAACGAGGGCGAGACCTCATCCAGCCGCATCCGCTGCAACATCTGCAACCGAGTGTTTCCCAGAGAGAAGTCTCTCCAGGCCCataagaggacacacacag GAGAGAGGCCGTATCTCTGTGACTACCCTAACTGTGGGAAGGCGTTTGTCCAGAGTGGTCAGCTGAAGACGCACCAGCGCCTGCACACCGGGGAAAAACCCTTTGTCTGCTCAGAGAAag GATGTGCCAATCGGTTCACTCATGCCAACCGTCACTGCCCCAAGCATCCGTTCTCCCGTCTGAAGAGGGAGGAGCCAAAGGAGGGTCAGGGGAAGGCCCAGTCTGTGGATAACAAGGCTGTGGCAGAGTGGCTGGCCAA GTACTGGCGAACCCGCGAGCAGCGTGCCCCCACGACCACCAAGGGGAAGCCGCAGGGCAAGGGGATGGCAGAGGACCAGGAGCAGCAGGATCCCATGGAGTTTCTCCAGTCGGACGAAGAgaacgaggaagaggaagaggccgtggaggaggagaagaaggggagCCAGGGTGGAGCCGCCAAGCGCCGTCTCCAGGAGCAACGGGAGCGTCTCCACGGCGCTCTGGCACTCATCGAGCTGGCCAACAACCTGTCTCCCTGA
- the zgc:103482 gene encoding intracellular hyaluronan-binding protein 4 isoform X1, whose amino-acid sequence MSSSLPGDTLAKMLPDAYGCVVANRFGELLDDDADPFDMIRAVEKEKKKKKQEDDERKGKQKKPGQKESQKDRRVPRGPGLQEPAPVQKQQQQQQQARPGPVAETREDREEAQRGMKRGVAGERRANQEERPQEYSIAKPSSYADSDLRGRGGARDRRGARGGGYTRNLDNFNLRGKREYDRHNGTGISPEEKRGGRGPWNWGCVEEATSELMEVSSDAPVKAEEAQITVGENQNPATEEEDGEMVVQVAMEMTLDEWKAMQEISRPKAEFNIRKTENKIPSKAKVIHQSKHLENLKAPPVEEIEDEGNFLRRSVNDITSLLDINFGSLGRPTRGGRGRGARGGMTNRPERPKPILEKEDDLAPNPDDPEDFPALPTGR is encoded by the exons atgtcttcctctctccccgGCGACACTCTGGCTAAAATGCTGCCGGACGCCTACGGGTGCGTGGTGGCGAACAGGTTCGGGGAACTCCTGGACGACGACGCGGACCCGTTCGACATGATCCGGGcagtggagaaggagaagaagaagaagaagcaggaggatgATGAGAGGAAAGGCAAGCAGAAGAAACCCGGGCAGAAGGAGTCCCAGAAGGACAGGAGGGTCCCCAGAGGCCCGGGGCTTCAGGAGCCAGCTCCAG tccaaaagcagcagcagcagcagcaacaagctcGTCCTGGACCAGTGGCGGAGACccgagaggacagagaggaggctcAGAGGGGCATGAAGAGAGGTGTTGCTGGGGAGCGCAGGGCCAACCAGGAGGAGAGGCCACAGGAGTATTCCATCGCAAA GCCTTCCTCTTATGCAGACTCTGACCTCAGGGGCAGAGGAGGGGccagagacaggagaggagcacGAGGTGGAGGATACACAAGGAACCTAGACAACTTCAACCTGAGGGGCAAGAGAGAATATGATCGACACAATGGAAC AGGAATATCtcctgaggagaagagaggaggcagaggaccCTGGAACTGGGGCTGTGTTGAAGAGGCCACAAG TGAACTGATGGAGGTGTCATCTGATGCTCCAGTCAAAGCAGAGGAGGCCCAAATAACTGTGGGTGAAAATCAGAATCC AGCAAcggaagaggaggatggagagatggtGGTCCAAGTTGCCATGGAGATGACCCTGGACGAGTGGAAGGCCATGCAGGAGATAAGTCGTCCAAAGGCGGAGTTTAATATCCGCAAAACGGAGAACAAGATTCCCTCCAAAGCCAAAGTCATCCACCAGTCAAAGCACCTGGAG AACCTCAAGGCCCCCCCTGTGGAGGAGATAGAGGATGAAGGCAACTTCCTCCGTCGGTCTGTGAATGACATCACCTCTCTTCTGGACATCAACTTCGGGAGTCTTGGTCGGCCCACCCGTGGGgggcgaggaagaggagctcGAGGTGGCATGACCAATCGCCCAGAGAGACCTAAACCCATATTGGAGAAG GAGGATGATCTGGCTCCTAACCCGGACGACCCAGAAGACTTCCCTGCTCTTCCAACAGGAAGATAA
- the zgc:103482 gene encoding intracellular hyaluronan-binding protein 4 isoform X2 gives MSSSLPGDTLAKMLPDAYGCVVANRFGELLDDDADPFDMIRAVEKEKKKKKQEDDERKGKQKKPGQKESQKDRRVPRGPGLQEPAPVQKQQQQQQQARPGPVAETREDREEAQRGMKRGVAGERRANQEERPQEYSIAKPSSYADSDLRGRGGARDRRGARGGGYTRNLDNFNLRGKREGISPEEKRGGRGPWNWGCVEEATSELMEVSSDAPVKAEEAQITVGENQNPATEEEDGEMVVQVAMEMTLDEWKAMQEISRPKAEFNIRKTENKIPSKAKVIHQSKHLENLKAPPVEEIEDEGNFLRRSVNDITSLLDINFGSLGRPTRGGRGRGARGGMTNRPERPKPILEKEDDLAPNPDDPEDFPALPTGR, from the exons atgtcttcctctctccccgGCGACACTCTGGCTAAAATGCTGCCGGACGCCTACGGGTGCGTGGTGGCGAACAGGTTCGGGGAACTCCTGGACGACGACGCGGACCCGTTCGACATGATCCGGGcagtggagaaggagaagaagaagaagaagcaggaggatgATGAGAGGAAAGGCAAGCAGAAGAAACCCGGGCAGAAGGAGTCCCAGAAGGACAGGAGGGTCCCCAGAGGCCCGGGGCTTCAGGAGCCAGCTCCAG tccaaaagcagcagcagcagcagcaacaagctcGTCCTGGACCAGTGGCGGAGACccgagaggacagagaggaggctcAGAGGGGCATGAAGAGAGGTGTTGCTGGGGAGCGCAGGGCCAACCAGGAGGAGAGGCCACAGGAGTATTCCATCGCAAA GCCTTCCTCTTATGCAGACTCTGACCTCAGGGGCAGAGGAGGGGccagagacaggagaggagcacGAGGTGGAGGATACACAAGGAACCTAGACAACTTCAACCTGAGGGGCAAGAGAGA AGGAATATCtcctgaggagaagagaggaggcagaggaccCTGGAACTGGGGCTGTGTTGAAGAGGCCACAAG TGAACTGATGGAGGTGTCATCTGATGCTCCAGTCAAAGCAGAGGAGGCCCAAATAACTGTGGGTGAAAATCAGAATCC AGCAAcggaagaggaggatggagagatggtGGTCCAAGTTGCCATGGAGATGACCCTGGACGAGTGGAAGGCCATGCAGGAGATAAGTCGTCCAAAGGCGGAGTTTAATATCCGCAAAACGGAGAACAAGATTCCCTCCAAAGCCAAAGTCATCCACCAGTCAAAGCACCTGGAG AACCTCAAGGCCCCCCCTGTGGAGGAGATAGAGGATGAAGGCAACTTCCTCCGTCGGTCTGTGAATGACATCACCTCTCTTCTGGACATCAACTTCGGGAGTCTTGGTCGGCCCACCCGTGGGgggcgaggaagaggagctcGAGGTGGCATGACCAATCGCCCAGAGAGACCTAAACCCATATTGGAGAAG GAGGATGATCTGGCTCCTAACCCGGACGACCCAGAAGACTTCCCTGCTCTTCCAACAGGAAGATAA